The genomic stretch TTCGCGCTCTCTCAGTCTAGAATAGATCTCGCGTTCTCTTGTCTTGTCATACGCCAGATCCACTACTCCCAGTAGATCTCCGGAAGTATCGAAGATCGGGTATGCCTTGATGTGCCAGATGATTCCGTTTTGCTCGATCTCCTAAACAACTGTTTTCTTTTCCCTGACGGCCTTCGATACAGGGCAATTGTCGCAAGGAGTTTGCCTTCCGTACCACAGGTGATAGCATGTCTTGCCCAGCAGACTCTCTTTGTCTACCGCCACCCTATCTCTGAATGCTTTGTTCGCCCAGACAATACTGAGATCGGGATTATGATACGCAACTATCTCATCAAGGTTGTCCAGAATAAGCTGAAGAGTACGTTCGGATTCAGCAATTCTTCTCCTGGCTTCCTTCTGCTCAGTTACGTCAATTCCAACCGACTGGTATTCAATCAGCTTCCCGGCGGCGTCATGCACCGATTGATTGTACCAGTGAATCCAGTGAACGGCTCCATCGGCAGCCACCGCGGGATCTTCCCTCTGGAAAGAATGTTCAACTTCTGCTTTGCTGTGCAAGGTCTTCTCAAGCTCCCTGCTTGGATCCCTTTCGGCGTGATCAATCCACCGCTTTCCGAGAAGTTGATCCTTTTCCATACCGTAGAACTCGGCGTAGGCATCATTAACATAAGTTAGTGTTGTATCGGCCTTCCACCTGCAGAT from Mesotoga infera encodes the following:
- a CDS encoding PAS domain S-box protein — encoded protein: MASRLKPMRSDFVEKRDSIGKHYSLLYESIADNPDLLICRWKADTTLTYVNDAYAEFYGMEKDQLLGKRWIDHAERDPSRELEKTLHSKAEVEHSFQREDPAVAADGAVHWIHWYNQSVHDAAGKLIEYQSVGIDVTEQKEARRRIAESERTLQLILDNLDEIVAYHNPDLSIVWANKAFRDRVAVDKESLLGKTCYHLWYGRQTPCDNCPVSKAVREKKTVV